Proteins from a genomic interval of Syntrophorhabdaceae bacterium:
- a CDS encoding Fur family transcriptional regulator, whose amino-acid sequence MTRESALRELREKGLKITPQRLAIIEVLAAMGNLHPRAAAVYREAKKMHKSLSLSTTYATLNQLSAHGIIKMLQFDTADNRCEANTEEHVNLICDGCGKIVDYEVSAPADPTEVEKRTGFSVTDTRLEYYGYCEECQKRGMGKG is encoded by the coding sequence ATGACCAGAGAATCGGCGCTAAGAGAATTAAGGGAAAAGGGACTGAAGATCACTCCGCAGAGGCTGGCTATTATTGAGGTGTTGGCGGCAATGGGGAACCTTCACCCCAGAGCGGCGGCCGTGTACCGGGAGGCAAAGAAGATGCACAAGAGTTTGAGCCTCTCGACCACGTATGCCACGCTCAACCAGCTTTCCGCTCACGGCATCATCAAGATGCTCCAGTTTGACACCGCGGATAACAGGTGCGAGGCGAACACCGAGGAGCACGTCAACCTGATATGCGATGGCTGCGGGAAGATAGTCGATTACGAGGTGTCTGCCCCGGCGGATCCCACGGAGGTGGAGAAGAGAACGGGCTTCTCGGTCACGGACACAAGACTGGAATACTACGGCTACTGCGAAGAATGTCAAAAAAGAGGAATGGGCAAGGGGTGA
- a CDS encoding amidohydrolase — translation MQGDRILAVGSLDELKAVVGKQPYAVDQTFANQVIVPGLIAQHDHPFLTALTMMSEIIAIEDWVLPSGTVPAAKNMEEYHRRLKAAEAKLKDPNEVLVTWGYHQAFHGKLTRADLDKISTARPIIVWHRSCHEFIVNTRALETYGVDAAFIAGMTTSARAQSNIDEGHFWEQGLFGVAPRLLPAVATPDRFRRGLEFMVAYYHANGVTLGCEPGGILSKKIQDGVNAVLSAPSNPFRFYFIPDGKSLIAAYPRDTIAETVKVLNWGAGMTAMMPKQIKLFADGAIYSLAMQVREPYLDGHEGAWLMDPDVFARAFRLYWDGGYQIHIHVNGDRGIDMVLDNLELNMRRNPRHDHRTVVIHFAVSTRDQVERIKRLGAIVSGNPYYVTALADKYSEFGLGPERADHMVRMGDVERAGISFSYHSDMPMAPGQPLFLMHCGVNRVTMSGRVAGKDQRVSRQGALKAVTLDAAYSLGLEQKVGSIVPGKLANFTILGDNPVTCDAARIKDIPVWGTVHEGRVLPVKRPGQTQASLGPARDNESLAASLSAAHENHGDHTAGGCVCILNRLFGAAFASTYNAVSTR, via the coding sequence GATCGCCCAGCACGACCATCCGTTCCTCACCGCCCTGACCATGATGTCGGAGATCATCGCCATCGAGGACTGGGTCCTGCCCTCCGGCACCGTCCCCGCGGCGAAGAACATGGAGGAATACCACAGGCGCCTCAAGGCGGCGGAGGCGAAACTCAAGGACCCCAACGAAGTCCTGGTCACCTGGGGCTATCATCAGGCGTTCCATGGCAAACTCACGCGTGCCGATCTTGATAAGATCAGCACCGCCCGCCCCATCATCGTCTGGCACCGCTCGTGCCACGAATTCATCGTCAATACCAGGGCGCTTGAGACGTACGGCGTGGATGCGGCCTTTATTGCCGGTATGACCACGAGCGCCCGGGCACAGTCGAATATCGACGAAGGTCACTTCTGGGAGCAGGGACTCTTTGGGGTTGCCCCCAGGCTCCTGCCCGCCGTTGCCACACCTGATCGATTCCGGCGGGGGCTGGAATTCATGGTGGCCTATTATCATGCCAACGGGGTGACTCTGGGCTGCGAACCCGGCGGTATTCTTTCGAAGAAGATCCAGGACGGTGTCAATGCCGTTCTCTCCGCCCCATCGAATCCCTTCCGCTTCTACTTTATTCCGGACGGGAAGTCCCTCATCGCGGCCTATCCCCGCGACACCATCGCGGAAACCGTGAAAGTGCTCAACTGGGGTGCGGGCATGACCGCCATGATGCCGAAGCAGATCAAGCTCTTCGCCGACGGCGCCATTTACTCGCTGGCCATGCAGGTCCGCGAGCCCTACCTCGACGGCCACGAAGGGGCGTGGCTGATGGATCCTGACGTGTTTGCCAGGGCATTCCGCCTTTACTGGGATGGCGGGTATCAGATCCACATCCATGTGAACGGTGACCGTGGCATCGACATGGTGCTCGACAACCTGGAGCTGAACATGCGCCGCAATCCCCGCCATGACCACCGGACCGTCGTCATCCATTTTGCCGTGTCAACCAGGGACCAGGTGGAGCGCATCAAGCGCCTCGGGGCCATTGTCAGCGGGAACCCGTATTACGTCACTGCGCTGGCGGACAAGTACAGCGAGTTCGGCCTTGGCCCCGAGCGCGCCGATCACATGGTGCGTATGGGCGACGTCGAGCGGGCGGGGATTTCCTTTTCCTACCACTCCGACATGCCAATGGCTCCGGGTCAGCCCCTGTTTCTCATGCATTGCGGCGTTAATCGCGTCACCATGTCCGGCCGCGTGGCGGGCAAGGACCAGCGCGTCAGCCGGCAAGGCGCACTCAAGGCCGTGACGCTCGACGCCGCCTATTCCCTCGGACTGGAACAGAAAGTGGGAAGCATTGTCCCCGGCAAACTGGCCAATTTCACCATTCTTGGGGACAATCCGGTCACATGCGATGCGGCCAGGATCAAGGACATCCCGGTGTGGGGTACCGTTCATGAAGGCCGCGTCCTGCCGGTGAAGCGCCCGGGCCAAACCCAGGCTAGTCTCGGACCGGCACGGGACAACGAATCGCTGGCCGCATCGCTCTCGGCTGCGCACGAGAACCATGGGGATCACACAGCCGGAGGTTGCGTATGCATCTTGAACCGACTCTTCGGTGCAGCGTTCGCCTCGACTTATAATGCGGTTTCGACTCGATAA
- a CDS encoding pentapeptide repeat-containing protein codes for MNITKEELKDVLLKHKQWLTVEEGGECADLSGADLSEADLAGANLAGANLSRANLTRADLSEANLYDARLTGADLSGANISRANLSRAYLARVDLARANLSEANLSDVNLVRANLSEANLIGATLTGINLSNADLSNTDLSGATLTDAILARADLTDAILARADLSRAYLARADLFEADLTLADLCEANLT; via the coding sequence ATGAATATCACGAAAGAAGAGTTGAAAGATGTTTTGCTGAAACACAAGCAGTGGCTCACGGTAGAGGAAGGTGGTGAGTGTGCCGATCTCTCCGGCGCAGATCTCTCTGAGGCCGATCTTGCCGGGGCAAACCTTGCCGGGGCCAACCTGTCCCGTGCCAACCTCACTCGCGCAGACCTCTCTGAGGCCAATCTCTATGATGCCCGTTTAACCGGGGCCGACCTTTCAGGTGCCAATATCTCCCGTGCCAATCTATCCCGTGCATATCTGGCCCGTGTCGACCTGGCCCGGGCGAATCTCTCTGAGGCTAATCTATCCGATGTCAATCTCGTCCGTGCCAATCTCTCCGAGGCTAACCTGATCGGCGCCACCCTCACAGGCATTAATCTGTCGAATGCAGATCTATCCAATACAGACCTGTCTGGCGCTACCCTCACCGATGCTATCCTCGCCCGCGCAGACCTTACGGATGCTATCCTCGCCCGCGCAGACCTCTCACGTGCGTACCTGGCCCGCGCAGACCTCTTCGAGGCCGACCTCACCCTTGCCGACCTCTGCGAGGCCAACCTCAC
- the katG gene encoding catalase/peroxidase HPI, which yields MDEERTGTPPRDMSGGGRTNRDWWPNQLNLDMLHQHSSRSNPMGEGFNYASEFKGLDLEAVKKDLRELMTRSQDWWPADFGHYGPLLIRMAWHSAGTYRVSDGRGGAGRGNQRFPPLNSWPDNVNLDKARRLLWPVKQKYGRKISWADLMILAGNVALESMGFKTFGFAGGREDIWEPEKDVYWGSETEWLGDKRYAGDRDLENPLAAVQMGLIYVNPEGPNGNPDPIAAARDIRETFARMAMNDEETVALIAGGHTFGKTHGAGDASLVGPEPEAAGIEEQGLGWKSSFGTGKGGDTITSGLEVTWTNTPTKWSNNFFRILFSFEWELTKSPAGAYQWTPKGGAGAGTVPHAHDPSKRIGPTMLTTDLSLRFDPVYEKISRRFYENPDQLADAFARAWFKLTHRDMGPRSRYLGPEVPAEELIWQDPIPAVDHKLIDEQDIASLKDKVLASGLSVSELVSTAWASASTFRGSDKRGGANGARIRLAPQKDWEANEPARLAKVLGTLEGIRAAFNSARNDGKKVSLADLIILAGCAGVERAAKNAGHEVTVPFTPGRMDASQEQTDAASFAVLEPKADGFRNYQKTRYAVSAAELLVDRAQLLTLTAPEMTVLVGGMRALNTNFGGSRHGVFTTRPEALTNDFFVNLLDMDTTWKTTEEDDNVFEGRDRASGALKWAGTRVDLIFGSNSQLRAVAEVYACDDAQEKFVQDFIAAWNKVMNLDRFDLS from the coding sequence ATGGATGAGGAAAGAACGGGAACACCTCCCAGAGACATGTCCGGTGGTGGCAGAACGAACCGGGATTGGTGGCCGAACCAGTTGAACCTGGACATGCTGCACCAGCATTCCTCCAGGTCCAATCCGATGGGTGAGGGTTTCAACTACGCCAGCGAGTTCAAGGGCCTCGACCTGGAGGCCGTCAAGAAGGACCTCCGCGAACTGATGACGAGGTCACAGGACTGGTGGCCGGCGGACTTTGGCCACTACGGACCCTTGCTCATCCGTATGGCATGGCACAGTGCCGGCACCTACCGCGTAAGCGACGGCCGCGGCGGCGCAGGCAGGGGTAACCAGCGCTTTCCACCGCTTAATAGCTGGCCCGACAATGTCAATCTCGACAAGGCGCGCAGGCTCCTCTGGCCGGTCAAGCAGAAGTACGGCCGGAAAATTTCATGGGCAGACCTGATGATCCTCGCCGGCAACGTCGCCCTGGAATCCATGGGTTTCAAGACCTTCGGTTTCGCCGGGGGGCGCGAGGATATCTGGGAACCGGAGAAAGATGTTTACTGGGGCTCCGAGACCGAGTGGCTTGGAGACAAGCGCTACGCCGGTGATCGGGATCTCGAAAATCCGCTGGCTGCCGTGCAGATGGGCCTGATCTATGTGAACCCGGAAGGCCCGAACGGCAACCCGGACCCGATCGCCGCGGCGCGGGATATCCGTGAGACCTTCGCCCGCATGGCGATGAACGACGAGGAGACGGTGGCCCTCATTGCGGGCGGGCATACCTTCGGCAAGACCCACGGTGCCGGTGATGCGTCACTGGTGGGCCCGGAGCCGGAAGCAGCGGGTATCGAGGAGCAGGGCCTGGGCTGGAAGAGCAGCTTTGGCACGGGCAAAGGTGGCGACACGATCACGAGCGGCCTGGAGGTTACCTGGACCAACACGCCGACGAAGTGGAGCAACAACTTCTTCCGGATCCTCTTCAGCTTCGAATGGGAACTGACGAAGAGCCCGGCCGGTGCGTACCAGTGGACGCCGAAGGGCGGTGCAGGCGCCGGTACCGTGCCCCACGCACACGATCCCTCAAAACGTATAGGGCCAACCATGCTGACCACCGACCTCTCCTTGCGCTTCGACCCCGTCTACGAAAAGATCTCACGCCGCTTCTACGAGAACCCGGATCAACTCGCGGACGCCTTCGCCCGCGCCTGGTTCAAACTGACGCACCGGGACATGGGTCCCCGCTCACGCTATCTCGGCCCGGAGGTTCCGGCGGAAGAACTCATCTGGCAGGACCCCATCCCTGCCGTGGACCACAAATTGATCGATGAACAGGACATCGCATCCCTCAAGGACAAGGTCCTCGCATCCGGTCTGTCGGTGTCGGAGTTGGTTTCAACGGCCTGGGCGTCGGCGTCCACCTTTCGTGGCTCCGACAAGCGCGGCGGTGCCAACGGTGCCCGCATTCGCCTGGCACCGCAGAAGGACTGGGAAGCCAATGAGCCAGCCCGGCTTGCGAAGGTGCTGGGGACCCTGGAGGGCATCCGGGCCGCGTTCAACAGCGCCCGGAATGACGGCAAGAAAGTATCGCTGGCCGATTTGATCATTCTGGCCGGCTGCGCGGGTGTCGAGCGGGCCGCGAAGAATGCCGGTCACGAGGTGACGGTTCCCTTCACACCGGGACGCATGGACGCCTCGCAGGAGCAAACCGACGCGGCCTCTTTCGCCGTGCTTGAGCCGAAGGCAGACGGCTTCCGCAACTACCAGAAGACCCGCTATGCCGTATCGGCCGCGGAACTGCTCGTTGACAGGGCGCAATTGCTGACCCTGACCGCACCGGAAATGACGGTGCTCGTAGGCGGCATGCGCGCTCTGAACACAAACTTCGGAGGGTCCAGGCACGGCGTCTTCACCACGCGCCCGGAGGCGCTGACCAACGATTTCTTCGTGAATCTCCTTGACATGGACACGACGTGGAAGACAACCGAGGAAGATGACAACGTATTCGAAGGTCGTGATCGCGCATCTGGCGCGCTCAAGTGGGCTGGCACCCGTGTGGACCTCATCTTCGGCTCGAACTCCCAGCTCAGGGCCGTGGCGGAAGTTTACGCATGCGATGACGCACAGGAGAAGTTCGTACAGGACTTTATAGCGGCATGGAACAAGGTAATGAACCTTGACCGTTTCGACCTCTCCTGA